The nucleotide window CATCCGGAAGGCCTGATCTAAGGACGAGTCACTCCCTGCAAATGAGTGGTTCCGGCCCCGTGGGCGGGGTGGTGTCTCGCCACCCCAGCCAAGGGGGCACCTCAGCCCGAACGAGAGATCGTCCGATTGGTGCGTGTCTGTGACACTTTTGGCAATTAAGGCTCAGTCTGGACCGCCAACGAGTGTCACGATGCATTATAAGTGTTCATCATCATCCGGCCTGTCACGCCGGAGGTCGCGGGTTCGAGCCCCGTCACTCCCGCCATTCATCCCAATATCTTGCGACAGTTTCCCGGTAGGCTGTGACACTTTTCCAGCCGGCACCGTGACACTTTTCGTGCAAGTTTCGTCCCTGACCTTCGCGCTTGCGGCCTTGCGTTGTATCGCTATCGCTTTGGCGGGGCCTTGCGTTCCGCCGGTGAGACGACGCACTTTGGGCCTGTTTGCCGATAACCTCCGATCCATGACCCTTCCCAGCCCTTCATCCCGTCTCTTCCGGTCGGGCATGGTGCGCCGCTTCGCTGTCGGCGTGCTTGGCCTGCTGATGGTCGGCGCCCCCTTCGTCTCCGGTCCCGCCTTGGCCTGTCCCAGTGACGTGCGTCCCGCGCCGCCCCTGGTGCTGGCGCAGGCCGCCAGGGTGCGGGCCGAGGGACGGCCGCTGCGCATCCTCGCCATCGGCTCCTCCACCACCGCCGGGGCGGGGGCCTCCAGCACGGCTGCCAACTACCCGAGCCAACTGGCCCTGAGGCTGGAGGCGGCGCTGGGGGAGGGGAGCGTCGAGATCACCAATGCCGGCGTCAACGGCGAGAGCGCGCCCGCCACACTGCGCCGGCTGGAACTGTTCCTGAAGACGCCGCCGGTGCCGGACCTGGTGCTTTGGCAGGTGGGCACCAACGATGTCATCTTCGGCGGCGATCCTGTGCGGCTGAAGCAGCTGGTGGGGGCTGGGCTCGATGCCATTGCGGCGGCGGGCGCGGCGGTGCTGGTGATCGACCAGCAATACTACCCGGCCATCATGAACCTCGACCGCTACGAAAGCTTCGTGGCCGCCGTAGGCGCGGCCGCTTCCGAGCGGGGGGCGCCGCTGCTCCCGCGCTACCTGATGATGAAGCAATGGGCGGCACAGGATCCGGCAGGGCTGCGCGCCACGCTAGCCTGGGACAGCTTCCATTCCAACGACAAGGGCTATGCCTGCCTTGCCGACCTGCTGGCGCCGGCCATCGTGTCGGCCATGGCGGCGCCCGCCACGGCGCCACAGGGCCCGCCGCAGGCCAAGGGGACCCCGCCCAAGGGGGCCAACGCCAGGCAGCCGCCGGCCGCTCCGGCCCTGCGCTGAGGCCCGTCGGAAGGTCTGGGGCGGCTGCCGTTCCCAGGCACTCACGGCTACCGCTCCAAACTCCTGCCTTGACGCGTGTTCTTCACGCGAACCGGTATCCGCTTCGCTCGAAGGCGCTCTAACGGCCGATCCGGGCGATGAAGTCCCGGGCGGCGGTCAGGTCGGCGGAGGTGAGGCCGTGGCTCGCCGGCAGCGTCTTGTGCTCCACCTTTCCGCCGCGCGCCGAAAGCAGGGTCGCGAGCCGTGCGGCATTCTCGGCGGGCACGATGGGGTCCATGGCGCCGGAGAGCATCAGCACCGGCGTTGAGGGAAGGTCCCCGGCCGGCGGGTCGGCGAGCGGCACCATGGGGCGTAGCAGCACAGCGCCGGCGAGCGTCTCGGGCCGCAGCAGCATTACGAGGGCGGCGATGTTGGCTCCGTTGGAGAAGCCCACCGCCACCGGCGCGGCAAGGCCGTAGGCGGTGCGGGCGGCGGCTATGAAGTCCGCGAGATCATGGGCTCGGCGCACCACGTCGGCTTCGTCGAATACGCCTTCGGCAAGGCGGCGGAAGAAGCGCGGCATGCCGCCCTCGCTCACCTGCCCGCGAGGCGATAGCAGTGCCGCGCCAGGGGCGATCATGCGGCCGAGGGGCAACAGGTCGGTTTCATCGCCGCCGGTGCCGTGGAGCAGCAGCAGCGGCGATGCCGCCCCGTCCGTGGCGGGCTCGAAGCGATGGGTGAAGGCGAGGGCGGGCGCGTCCCGGGTGAGGGTCGAAGCCATGGGAAGATCCTCGCGGCTGGGCCGATCTGGTCGGCACCGCAGCCGCCGTTCATGAAGGGGGCAGACACCCGGCCGCACAGGGCGGCCGGGCAGGGCAGGGTCAGGCGACGGCGGGCAGGGTCGCCTCGATCTCGGCGCGATGGGCCTCGTACTGGGTCGGCAGCTTCAGGGCCTCGCCGAGGCTTTCGGGGGCCTCGTCCACCGCGAAGCCGGGATCGTCGGTGGCGATCTCGAACAGCACGCCGCCCGGCTCGCGGAAATAGACCGAGCGGAAGTAATTGCGGTCCCGCTGGCCGGTGACGCGCGCCCCGTGATGGGCGGTGAGGCGCTCCACCATTTCGGCCTGGGCGGCATCGTCGGCGGCGCGGAAGGCGATGTGGTGCACGCTGCCACGCCCCTGCCGGCCCGACAGGAAGCCGCCGGCCTCGCGGATATCCACGATGGTGCCGATCCCACCGTCCTCCGCCCCGCCCGCGGTGAAGCGGATGCGGGTACCCTCGCGGCCGGTCTCGGCAAAGCCGAACACGTCGGTGAGGATGGCGGCGGTGGCGCCGGCCTCCTTGAGCAGCAGGGTGACCGAGTGCAGGCCGCGAATGGCATGCTCCGCCGGCACCTCGCCGCCGGTCCAGGCCGGCTCGGCGTCGATGCCAGGCACCCCCACGAGGGCGAGGCGCATGCCGTCCGGGTCCTTGAAGCCGATCACCGAGGCGCCGAAGCGCTTCTCCGGCAGCTCCGGGGCAAGGCCTCGGGCGATCAGCCGCCCGGTCCAGTAGCCTATGGAGGCCTCCGGAATGCGGAACGCCGTCTCCTGGGTCTCGCCGACGCCGGCACGGCCCTCGTCCGCATGCTCCCACGGGAAGAAGGTGAGGATGGAGCCGGGGCGGCCGGCGTCGTCGCCGAAGTAGAAATGATAGGTGCCGGGATCGTCGAAATTGACGGTCTTCTTTACCAGCCGGAGCCCGAGGGTGGCGGTGTAGAAGTCGAGGTTGCGCCGGGCCGAGCCGGCGATGGCGGTGACGTGGTGGATGCCGTTGCTGGTCATGATGGCGATCTCCTCGCCGGTGGCGTCCGGCGTTGGAGTTAATTTAAGCAATGAACTGATGATATAAAGTTCGAGTTCATTGCGTATGTGCAATGTAGAAGTGCGAGGCTGGCGCTCTCGGTGTGGCTTCGGCGGAGCCTTCTGGGGGCGACCGGCGGTCGCTCATTGCTTTTCCCGGGCAGCGATGCCCAATGCCGGTGAGGCGCGCGATCGGTGCTGTCCCGGATGCGGGTGGGTGGCGACGGGCGGTCTCGTGGTTTCGGCCAAGGCGACCTCGGACAAGGGGTCGCGCAATCAAGCCGCTCCCCCGGGGGCTTCATGCCGGGCGGCGGTCGGGAGGTTCCAATGACGACATTCAGGACTCATGCGGTCCGGCTCGCTCTTCTGGGTGCGGTGGCAGGCGCCGGGCTCATGGCGAGCGCGGGCTCCAGCCAGGCGGTGGTCTATTGCCGGGCCGTCGGCTACCCGAAGGGATGCGTCGTGCGTCCCACCGGCGCCGTGGTGGTGCACCCGGCGCCGGCGGCGGGCGCCGTCGTGGTCGCCCCGCGCCGGGTGATCTATTGCACCCGTCCGGGCTACCCCCGCGGCTGCGTGGTGCGTTGAGTGTCGGCCCCGGACACCGCGGCCCGGGAGGCGCCGCGGTGTCCGGGGCGTTTCGGCTGGCGCAAAGTTGATGCGGTAGCAAGGTGACGCAAGACATGCGTGCCTGTGGCAAAAATGCTCTTCCTGTCAGGAAATGTTCAGTCTGCCGGACGTTTCCAGCCGCTGCGGAATCCCTTTTCCGAAGGTGAAGTGTTAAGGAGCACTTAAGGGCAAGGGGCGGGGCCTTGCCAGCAAACGCCGGAGAGATCAGGCATGCTGGTAGTGCGGACACATGCGGAAATCAGAAAGCGATCGGTCGCCCCGGCGATGGGTCTGAAGCGCGCGGTGAGGGGCCTTGCGGTGGGCGCCCTGGCTGTCGGTGCCATGGCGCTGAGCGGCTTGCCGGGCATGGGCGTGGCGCCGGCCGCTGCGCAGCAGACGGCGGTCGCCAATGCCGATCCCGAATTCAATACCCTGTTCCAGCAGTCGCTGAAGCGCCCGTCGGACGTGGAACTCGCCTTTCGGCTGGCGCGGCGCGCCATCGAGGTGGGCGACTATGAAGCCGCCATCGGCGTCTACGAGCGGATCCTGTTCTACAATCCCAATCTGGTGCGGGTGAAGCTGGAGCTGGCGCGCCTCTATTACCGGCTCGGCGCCTACGAATCCGCCCGCTCCTATTTCGAGCCCATCGCCGAGGCCCCGGCGCTCACCAGCGCCGAGCGGGACAATATCGCCGCCTATCTGGTGGAGATTTCCCGGCGGCTCGATCCCAACCAGATCACCGTCTATGCCCAGGTGGGCGTGCGCTACCAGTCCAACGCCAACTATGGCCCCTCGAGCCGCCTGGTGCTCGGGCAGGACCTGACCGCCCTCTTGCCGCCCGGCGCCACCAAGCAGGCCGATGGCAACGCCTTCGCCCTCGCCACGGTCCGCCATGTCTATGACTTCGGCAACCAGCGCGGCGATGTCTGGGAAAGCAACGCCAACCTCTATTATTCCCAGCAGTTCCAGCTGGAGAACCTCAATCTCGGCTATGCCGAGTTCAACACCGGCCCGCGTTTCGCGCTGCTGCCGGACCAACTGCCCGGCTCGTCCATCCGTGCCTATGTGATCGCCGGCGGCATCGCGCTGGGTGGCGACAGCTATCTGGGCACCTATGGCGCGGGCGTGTCGCTCTACGCGCCGTTCAGCATGTATTTCGCCATCGAGCCGTTCGCCGAGGTGCGCCAGCGCGAGTACCAGAACTCGCGGGACTACCCCACCGCCAGCCTGCAGAGCGGCGACATGTGGACCCTTGGCGCCAACCTCTCCGGCCGGCTCACCGACGCGTCCGGCTGGCGCGCGCGCCTCGCCTACAACAATGCCAGCGGCGACGTGCCCTGGTATTCCTACGACAACTTCGCCTTCGACCTCGCCGTGCCGGTGGAATTCCAGGGCTTGTGGGGCGTGCGGCGGTGGGTGGCGATCCCGAGCGTCGGCTATTCGCGCTACAGCTATGACGCGCCCAATCCCTACATCAACAGCTTCATCACCCAGGTGAACGACCAGTATCGCGTGGGCCTCGCCCTCGATGTGCCGGTCCACGAGCAGTGGGGTCTGCTGACGCAGGTCCAGTACAGCTGGTCGCAGTCGACGCTGCCGAACTACGCGTTCGACAATTTCAGCGTCACCGTCGGCCCGAACGTCCGGTTCTGAGGAGCGCCGCACATGCCCATCAGCACCCCTGCGCGGCTTCTGGCCTCCGTCGCCTCCCTCGCCCTCATCGCCGCCACTGGCCCGGCGCTCGCCCAGAGCCAGTCGGTGGGCACCGCCGCCGCGGTCAACCCGCGCTCCACCGGCTCGGGGACGCGCACGCTGGAGCTCGGCTCCAACATCGTCCATCGCGAGCGCATCGAGACCAGCAGCACCGGCAGCGTCCAGGTCCTGTTCGTGGACAAGACCACGCTGAACATCGGCCCCAATTCCAACCTCCTGATCGACGAGTTCGTCTACGACCCCAACGCCAAGAAGGGGTCTATGGCCATTTCCCTCACCAAGGGCGCGGTGCGCTTCGTGGGCGGCAATGCCAGC belongs to Xanthobacter autotrophicus Py2 and includes:
- a CDS encoding lipolytic protein G-D-S-L family (PFAM: lipolytic protein G-D-S-L family~KEGG: rpb:RPB_0790 lipolytic enzyme, G-D-S-L); protein product: MGLFADNLRSMTLPSPSSRLFRSGMVRRFAVGVLGLLMVGAPFVSGPALACPSDVRPAPPLVLAQAARVRAEGRPLRILAIGSSTTAGAGASSTAANYPSQLALRLEAALGEGSVEITNAGVNGESAPATLRRLELFLKTPPVPDLVLWQVGTNDVIFGGDPVRLKQLVGAGLDAIAAAGAAVLVIDQQYYPAIMNLDRYESFVAAVGAAASERGAPLLPRYLMMKQWAAQDPAGLRATLAWDSFHSNDKGYACLADLLAPAIVSAMAAPATAPQGPPQAKGTPPKGANARQPPAAPALR
- a CDS encoding phospholipase/Carboxylesterase (PFAM: phospholipase/Carboxylesterase~KEGG: bja:bll3246 hypothetical protein) codes for the protein MASTLTRDAPALAFTHRFEPATDGAASPLLLLHGTGGDETDLLPLGRMIAPGAALLSPRGQVSEGGMPRFFRRLAEGVFDEADVVRRAHDLADFIAAARTAYGLAAPVAVGFSNGANIAALVMLLRPETLAGAVLLRPMVPLADPPAGDLPSTPVLMLSGAMDPIVPAENAARLATLLSARGGKVEHKTLPASHGLTSADLTAARDFIARIGR
- a CDS encoding Tetratricopeptide TPR_2 repeat protein (PFAM: Tetratricopeptide TPR_2 repeat protein~KEGG: nha:Nham_2170 tetratricopeptide TPR_2) translates to MLVVRTHAEIRKRSVAPAMGLKRAVRGLAVGALAVGAMALSGLPGMGVAPAAAQQTAVANADPEFNTLFQQSLKRPSDVELAFRLARRAIEVGDYEAAIGVYERILFYNPNLVRVKLELARLYYRLGAYESARSYFEPIAEAPALTSAERDNIAAYLVEISRRLDPNQITVYAQVGVRYQSNANYGPSSRLVLGQDLTALLPPGATKQADGNAFALATVRHVYDFGNQRGDVWESNANLYYSQQFQLENLNLGYAEFNTGPRFALLPDQLPGSSIRAYVIAGGIALGGDSYLGTYGAGVSLYAPFSMYFAIEPFAEVRQREYQNSRDYPTASLQSGDMWTLGANLSGRLTDASGWRARLAYNNASGDVPWYSYDNFAFDLAVPVEFQGLWGVRRWVAIPSVGYSRYSYDAPNPYINSFITQVNDQYRVGLALDVPVHEQWGLLTQVQYSWSQSTLPNYAFDNFSVTVGPNVRF
- a CDS encoding Glyoxalase/bleomycin resistance protein/dioxygenase (PFAM: Glyoxalase/bleomycin resistance protein/dioxygenase~KEGG: rsh:Rsph17029_3780 glyoxalase/bleomycin resistance protein/dioxygenase), whose amino-acid sequence is MTSNGIHHVTAIAGSARRNLDFYTATLGLRLVKKTVNFDDPGTYHFYFGDDAGRPGSILTFFPWEHADEGRAGVGETQETAFRIPEASIGYWTGRLIARGLAPELPEKRFGASVIGFKDPDGMRLALVGVPGIDAEPAWTGGEVPAEHAIRGLHSVTLLLKEAGATAAILTDVFGFAETGREGTRIRFTAGGAEDGGIGTIVDIREAGGFLSGRQGRGSVHHIAFRAADDAAQAEMVERLTAHHGARVTGQRDRNYFRSVYFREPGGVLFEIATDDPGFAVDEAPESLGEALKLPTQYEAHRAEIEATLPAVA